The following are encoded together in the Gemmatimonadaceae bacterium genome:
- the ctaD gene encoding cytochrome c oxidase subunit I, whose product MATTATAPVYAGAEAHAESGLWGWLTTVDHKRIAALYLGTSLFWFLVGGLEASIIRAQLAFPNGQVVSAERFNELFTMHGTTMIFLVVMPLSAAFFNLLIPLQIGARDVAFPRLNAFSYWVYLFGSIFLNVSWFVGSAPDGGWFGYTPLTTLAYSHNLNIDFWVLGLQILGVSSLGAGFNFITTIINMRAPGMYFMRMPMFTWMSFIVQFLIVLAFPVITIALVFLQFDRFFGTNFYEIAQGGDPLLWQHLFWIFGHPEVYILILPAFGIVSEVLPTFSRKPLFGYPVMVYSGMLIAFLGFGVWAHHMFAVGMGPIADTAFGVTTMLIAIPTGVKIFNWIFTMWGGVLRFTTAMKFAITLVALFTVGGISGVMHASPPADLQQTDTYFIVAHFHYVLVAGSMMGLFAGVYFYFPKFTGRMLDEKLGSWHFWLFFIGVNLTFFPMHFSGLYGMPRRIYRYDVGQGWETFNLLSSIGVIFQAVGVAIGFWNFWRSRKHGAIAGNDPWGAPTLEWSIPSPPPDYNFARVPTVTSRYPLWDVKSPALTSEVPHSRMGEERIDVDVGGHHTGKVGRAIGNPPGGPVGSVEKAAASPLTPVPPRRLPTARELGIPMPNPSIKPLFVALFMTLMFSSLIAIHKDKLHLAIALVIIFACALATSLYGWLLTPLEDEH is encoded by the coding sequence ATGGCAACAACTGCCACCGCTCCTGTCTACGCCGGCGCCGAAGCACATGCCGAGAGTGGGCTCTGGGGCTGGCTGACCACGGTCGATCACAAGCGCATCGCCGCGCTGTACCTCGGGACGTCGCTGTTCTGGTTCCTCGTCGGCGGACTCGAAGCGAGCATCATCCGCGCGCAGCTCGCATTCCCCAACGGACAGGTCGTGTCGGCGGAGCGCTTCAACGAGCTGTTCACGATGCACGGGACGACGATGATCTTCCTCGTCGTCATGCCGCTTTCGGCAGCCTTTTTCAATTTGCTCATCCCGCTCCAGATAGGAGCTCGAGACGTGGCCTTTCCACGTCTCAACGCCTTTAGCTATTGGGTGTATCTCTTCGGCTCGATTTTTCTCAACGTGTCCTGGTTTGTCGGGTCCGCTCCTGACGGTGGCTGGTTCGGCTACACGCCCCTCACGACACTCGCGTATTCGCATAATCTCAACATCGATTTCTGGGTACTCGGCCTGCAGATCCTTGGCGTCTCGTCGCTCGGCGCCGGATTCAACTTCATCACGACGATCATCAACATGCGGGCGCCCGGCATGTACTTCATGCGCATGCCGATGTTCACCTGGATGTCGTTCATCGTGCAGTTCCTGATCGTGCTCGCCTTTCCGGTGATCACGATCGCGCTCGTGTTTTTGCAGTTCGATCGCTTCTTCGGCACGAACTTCTACGAAATCGCGCAGGGCGGCGATCCCCTGCTCTGGCAGCACCTCTTCTGGATCTTCGGACATCCGGAGGTCTACATCCTCATTCTGCCGGCCTTCGGTATCGTGTCCGAGGTGCTGCCGACCTTTTCGCGAAAGCCGCTGTTCGGCTATCCCGTGATGGTCTATTCGGGAATGCTCATCGCGTTCCTCGGCTTCGGCGTGTGGGCGCACCACATGTTCGCCGTTGGCATGGGCCCGATCGCCGACACGGCATTCGGCGTCACGACGATGCTCATCGCAATCCCGACGGGCGTGAAGATCTTCAACTGGATCTTCACGATGTGGGGCGGCGTCCTGCGCTTCACGACGGCGATGAAGTTCGCGATCACGCTCGTCGCTCTCTTCACGGTGGGCGGAATCTCCGGCGTGATGCACGCGTCGCCTCCGGCTGATCTGCAGCAGACCGACACCTACTTCATCGTCGCGCACTTCCACTACGTGCTCGTCGCCGGCTCGATGATGGGGCTCTTCGCCGGCGTGTATTTCTACTTCCCGAAGTTCACGGGCCGGATGCTCGACGAGAAGCTCGGCTCGTGGCACTTCTGGCTTTTCTTCATCGGCGTGAATCTCACGTTCTTCCCGATGCACTTCTCGGGATTGTACGGGATGCCGCGTCGGATCTATCGCTACGACGTCGGCCAGGGTTGGGAGACTTTTAATCTCCTCAGTTCGATTGGGGTGATCTTCCAGGCCGTCGGCGTCGCGATCGGATTCTGGAACTTCTGGCGAAGCCGGAAGCATGGCGCGATTGCCGGCAACGATCCGTGGGGTGCACCGACGCTCGAATGGTCGATCCCATCTCCACCACCAGACTACAACTTCGCGCGCGTGCCCACCGTGACCTCGCGGTATCCGCTGTGGGACGTCAAGTCGCCAGCCCTAACGAGTGAAGTCCCACATTCGCGGATGGGCGAAGAGCGCATCGACGTCGACGTCGGGGGACATCACACCGGGAAGGTCGGTCGCGCGATCGGTAATCCGCCGGGTGGCCCCGTTGGGTCGGTGGAAAAGGCAGCGGCATCGCCACTCACGCCCGTCCCGCCGCGTCGACTCCCGACCGCGCGCGAGCTCGGTATTCCGATGCCGAATCCGTCGATCAAGCCGCTGTTCGTCGCGCTCTTCATGACGCTGATGTTCTCGTCACTGATCGCGATTCACAAAGACAAACTGCACCTCGCCATCGCGCTCGTGATCATCTTCGCCTGCGCGCTCGCGACTTCGCTGTATGGTTGGCTCCTCACGCCGCTCGAAGACGAGCACTAG
- a CDS encoding cytochrome c oxidase assembly protein, translating into MSLPFLFFPLLHAGATLSPWRFSVHLSTVIGIIALAALYRWRAQVGAREGHELVRSKPALLTFALITLFLSLNGWLHDLSDSYLFSAHMVQHLVLALLVAPILIMATPGWMLRPALANRPVAAIARWVTNPLRAFAIFNVVMCGWHLPPLYNLAMAHHNVHIVQHLMFLIAAVLMWWPILSPLPELPRLAYPMQMLYLFLMSIPMSIVAVYIAYADSVLYPAYSIAPRIWGISPMQDQLIGGLIMWIPGGLFFFTIISVIFFRWQQHDGDETVAGAQVAAGHLPVAR; encoded by the coding sequence ATGAGTCTTCCGTTCCTCTTTTTTCCTCTCCTGCACGCCGGCGCCACGCTCAGTCCGTGGCGCTTCTCCGTTCATCTCAGCACGGTGATCGGAATCATCGCGCTCGCGGCGCTTTACCGCTGGCGCGCCCAGGTCGGCGCACGTGAGGGACATGAGCTCGTTAGAAGCAAGCCGGCGCTGCTGACGTTTGCTCTGATCACGCTCTTCCTTTCTCTCAATGGCTGGCTGCACGACTTGAGCGACTCCTATTTGTTCAGCGCGCACATGGTCCAGCACCTCGTGCTCGCGCTGCTCGTCGCACCGATTCTCATCATGGCAACGCCAGGCTGGATGCTCCGTCCGGCGCTCGCCAATCGCCCTGTCGCTGCCATCGCCCGTTGGGTGACCAATCCATTGCGCGCCTTCGCGATCTTCAACGTCGTGATGTGCGGCTGGCATCTACCGCCGCTCTACAACCTCGCGATGGCGCACCACAACGTGCACATCGTCCAGCACCTCATGTTCTTGATTGCAGCGGTGCTGATGTGGTGGCCCATCCTGAGTCCGCTGCCCGAGCTCCCGCGGCTCGCGTATCCCATGCAGATGCTCTACCTGTTCCTCATGAGCATCCCCATGTCGATCGTCGCGGTGTATATCGCGTATGCGGACTCGGTGCTTTATCCGGCGTACTCAATCGCGCCACGCATCTGGGGCATCTCGCCGATGCAGGACCAGCTCATCGGTGGACTGATCATGTGGATCCCCGGCGGCCTGTTCTTTTTCACCATCATCTCGGTCATCTTCTTCCGATGGCAGCAGCACGACGGCGACGAGACAGTTGCCGGTGCGCAAGTAGCGGCCGGGCATTTGCCGGTCGCGCGGTAG
- a CDS encoding cytochrome C oxidase subunit IV family protein, producing MAHEPVHETSSDSIAAAEAHAAEGVVHEHPNWGTYKWVALILTVITIMEVWVYYIPAFVASRLFVPALLIMSAVKFAIVVLFYMHLKYDHKLFRALFTGPLLIAMTTIVALMFLFAKLVIRTG from the coding sequence ATGGCTCACGAACCTGTCCACGAGACCAGCAGCGATTCGATCGCGGCCGCCGAGGCGCACGCAGCCGAGGGGGTGGTACACGAGCACCCCAATTGGGGCACGTACAAGTGGGTCGCGCTGATCCTCACCGTGATCACGATCATGGAGGTGTGGGTGTATTACATCCCCGCCTTCGTCGCGTCCCGTCTGTTCGTACCGGCGCTCCTTATCATGTCCGCGGTGAAATTCGCGATCGTCGTGCTCTTCTACATGCATCTCAAGTACGATCATAAGCTGTTCCGGGCGTTGTTCACCGGGCCGCTGCTCATCGCGATGACGACGATCGTCGCGCTGATGTTTTTGTTCGCGAAGCTGGTCATTCGGACGGGTTAG
- a CDS encoding cytochrome c oxidase subunit 3: MSTSAVAHAHGHAGHPPTTTGVDHRKVAIWAFIGSECMLFASLISTYLIYKGRSKVGPFPHEYWCQTTNATSATPIAGCPAGALFKPILNIPVTSQSTFVLLMSSLAMVLALAAVENKDKPGWAGPGWGARLLENSKLWLLMTAILGAGFLCYQAYEFTSFVNEGLTIKTNLFGSSFFTLTGFHGAHVTAGVLWLLTLLAIDIKRGLGPRDAVLVDISALYWHFVDVVWIAIFTLVYLIR; the protein is encoded by the coding sequence ATGTCCACTTCAGCAGTCGCTCACGCGCACGGGCACGCCGGCCATCCCCCGACCACCACGGGTGTCGATCACCGCAAGGTCGCAATCTGGGCGTTCATCGGATCCGAGTGCATGCTGTTCGCCTCTCTGATCTCGACCTACCTGATCTACAAAGGCCGCAGCAAAGTTGGCCCCTTCCCCCACGAGTATTGGTGCCAAACGACGAACGCGACGTCGGCAACTCCGATCGCGGGATGTCCAGCTGGCGCCCTCTTCAAGCCGATTCTCAACATCCCAGTGACGTCGCAGTCGACCTTCGTGCTGCTCATGTCATCGCTGGCAATGGTGCTTGCCCTCGCCGCGGTCGAGAACAAGGACAAGCCCGGGTGGGCGGGACCAGGTTGGGGCGCACGGTTGCTCGAGAACTCAAAGTTGTGGCTCCTCATGACCGCCATCCTCGGCGCCGGCTTTTTGTGCTACCAGGCGTACGAGTTTACTTCGTTCGTCAATGAAGGACTGACGATCAAAACAAACCTGTTCGGATCGTCCTTCTTCACGCTGACGGGATTCCACGGCGCACACGTGACTGCCGGCGTGCTTTGGCTCCTGACTCTCCTCGCGATCGATATCAAGCGCGGTCTCGGACCGCGCGACGCAGTCCTCGTCGACATTTCGGCGCTGTACTGGCACTTTGTCGACGTCGTCTGGATTGCGATCTTTACTCTTGTCTACCTCATCCGGTAG
- a CDS encoding DUF5009 domain-containing protein gives MSTTLLPPTEQIGTVAGRPKTTVGGPKRSRERLLSLDVFRGLTVAGMLLVNDPGTWSAIYPPLEHASWNGWTPTDLVFPFFLFIVGITTHLSLSARRARGADETDIRRQILRRGALIFLLGFLLNGFPFFTWGDVSGIADPSFLHRVVDRLFHWRIMGVLQRIGLAYMCAALLTQGASLKRIVITVGALLLGYWMIMTALPVPGSGGTLGGLVLDVPSGTMAAYWDRLLLDWSRFGLGNHIWTGSVTFDPEGLLSTIPAICTAMLGVIAGRWIGSERAIEERLNGLFAAGCLAMTFGMIWNWGFPINKSIWTSSYVIFTAGMAGLSIATIMWLVDVHGLRRWTNFFVIYGTNPLIAFMGSGLVARLIYSVISVNYHGSRTSLENAIYETLFGSWLSPVNASLAFALCFVGLWYCVLLVLYRRKIFLKV, from the coding sequence ATGAGTACAACTCTTCTTCCGCCCACCGAACAAATCGGAACGGTCGCGGGCCGACCGAAGACTACGGTTGGCGGACCCAAGCGATCGCGAGAGAGACTGCTCTCGCTGGACGTTTTCCGCGGCCTCACCGTCGCGGGAATGTTGCTCGTGAACGATCCAGGGACATGGAGCGCCATCTATCCGCCGCTCGAGCACGCGTCGTGGAATGGCTGGACGCCGACGGACCTCGTCTTCCCGTTCTTCCTTTTCATCGTCGGCATAACGACTCACCTTTCGCTCAGCGCTCGCCGTGCGCGCGGCGCCGACGAGACCGACATCCGCCGACAAATCCTTCGTCGCGGCGCACTTATCTTTTTGCTCGGATTCCTCCTCAACGGATTCCCATTCTTCACCTGGGGCGATGTCAGCGGCATCGCCGATCCGAGCTTCCTGCACAGGGTGGTTGACCGCCTCTTTCACTGGCGGATCATGGGCGTGCTGCAGCGTATCGGGCTGGCATACATGTGCGCCGCACTTCTCACACAGGGTGCGTCACTCAAACGAATCGTCATCACCGTTGGCGCGCTGCTCCTCGGATATTGGATGATCATGACCGCGTTGCCCGTCCCAGGCTCGGGCGGAACGCTCGGCGGTTTGGTGCTCGACGTTCCGTCCGGAACGATGGCGGCGTACTGGGATCGTTTGTTACTCGACTGGAGCCGCTTCGGTCTGGGCAATCACATCTGGACCGGGAGCGTCACCTTCGATCCCGAGGGCTTGCTCTCGACGATACCGGCCATCTGCACGGCCATGCTCGGCGTGATCGCGGGCCGCTGGATCGGCAGCGAGCGAGCAATAGAAGAACGACTCAACGGGCTCTTCGCCGCCGGCTGCCTCGCGATGACGTTCGGCATGATCTGGAACTGGGGTTTTCCGATCAACAAGAGCATCTGGACGAGCTCCTACGTGATCTTCACCGCCGGAATGGCGGGTTTGTCGATCGCGACAATCATGTGGCTCGTCGATGTCCACGGTTTGCGGCGGTGGACCAACTTCTTTGTCATCTACGGCACGAATCCGCTCATCGCGTTCATGGGCTCGGGACTCGTCGCGCGGCTCATTTATTCCGTGATTTCCGTGAATTATCACGGCTCTCGAACCTCGCTCGAGAATGCGATCTACGAGACGCTTTTCGGGTCTTGGCTGTCCCCCGTGAACGCGTCGCTCGCCTTCGCATTGTGCTTCGTCGGTCTCTGGTACTGCGTCCTGCTCGTCTTGTACCGACGCAAGATCTTCCTGAAGGTCTAA